In one window of Candidatus Zixiibacteriota bacterium DNA:
- a CDS encoding NADH-quinone oxidoreductase subunit M: MENQILTLVTFFPLIGAGLLLFIPRSQHQSIKSIALIIAFINFLFSVWMYAMFEPVATGMQFEINIPWVTGFGISYHLGIDGISLLLIMLTTILSMIVMISSWKAITTGIKGYFISMLLLETGMIGVFVALDLFLFYVFWEAMLIPMYFIIGVWGGPRKIYAAIKFVLFTMFGSLLMLVALIYLFFMYHGYAGEYSFDMLKLYQMPIPLGAQTYIFLAFALAFAIKVPIWPFHTWLPDAHVEAPTAGSVILAGVLLKMGTYGFVRICLPMFPEATLQFVPLISVLAIIGIIYGAMVAMVQRDVKSLVAFSSVSHLGFVMLGMFALNIQGLEGSVLQMLNHGISTGALFLIVGMIYERRHTRMIADFGGLSKSMPVFSTFFMIVTLSSIGLPLTNGFVGEFLILLGTYKANSVYAILGATGVILAACYMLWMLQRVIFGKITHPENENLKDLSGRERLILIPLVILIFWIGIYPKPFLNRMEPAVKQIVTTVENARQARAERELERTQISEDKVLEIIPTVTAVKGE; encoded by the coding sequence ATGGAAAATCAAATTCTGACACTGGTGACTTTCTTTCCGTTGATTGGCGCGGGACTGCTTCTTTTTATTCCGCGAAGTCAGCACCAGTCCATAAAATCCATTGCTCTGATCATAGCCTTTATCAATTTTCTGTTTTCGGTCTGGATGTATGCCATGTTCGAACCGGTGGCGACCGGAATGCAGTTCGAAATAAATATCCCCTGGGTAACCGGGTTTGGAATCAGTTATCATCTCGGAATCGATGGTATCTCATTATTGCTGATTATGCTGACAACGATTCTTTCCATGATCGTAATGATATCCTCATGGAAAGCAATCACCACCGGTATCAAGGGCTATTTTATTTCGATGCTTCTTCTGGAAACGGGAATGATCGGCGTGTTCGTAGCGCTGGATTTGTTTTTGTTTTATGTTTTCTGGGAAGCCATGCTGATTCCGATGTATTTCATAATCGGAGTCTGGGGCGGTCCGCGGAAAATCTATGCCGCCATCAAGTTTGTTCTTTTTACCATGTTCGGATCGCTTCTGATGCTGGTGGCCCTAATTTACCTGTTTTTCATGTATCATGGTTATGCCGGCGAATACAGTTTTGATATGCTCAAATTATACCAGATGCCGATACCGCTGGGGGCCCAGACTTATATATTTCTGGCCTTCGCCCTGGCCTTTGCCATCAAGGTTCCGATCTGGCCCTTCCATACCTGGTTACCTGATGCGCATGTCGAGGCGCCGACCGCCGGTTCGGTTATCCTGGCCGGGGTTTTGCTTAAGATGGGAACATACGGCTTCGTCCGTATCTGCCTGCCGATGTTTCCGGAGGCGACCCTGCAGTTTGTCCCGTTGATCTCGGTCCTGGCCATAATTGGTATTATATACGGCGCTATGGTGGCAATGGTGCAACGCGATGTCAAATCGCTGGTGGCCTTTTCTTCGGTTTCGCATCTCGGTTTTGTCATGCTGGGGATGTTCGCCCTTAATATTCAGGGGCTGGAGGGCTCGGTGTTGCAAATGCTCAATCACGGAATTTCCACCGGCGCCCTGTTCCTTATTGTGGGCATGATATATGAACGGCGGCATACCCGGATGATTGCCGACTTTGGGGGATTATCAAAGTCAATGCCGGTTTTTTCGACATTCTTTATGATTGTCACGCTGTCGTCAATCGGTTTGCCGTTGACCAATGGCTTTGTGGGCGAGTTTTTAATTCTGCTGGGAACCTATAAGGCCAACTCGGTATATGCCATCCTCGGCGCGACCGGTGTAATTCTGGCGGCGTGTTATATGCTCTGGATGTTACAGCGGGTGATATTCGGCAAGATAACCCATCCGGAAAATGAGAATCTGAAAGACTTGAGCGGTCGGGAAAGACTGATTTTAATTCCTCTGGTCATATTGATTTTCTGGATCGGAATCTACCCGAAACCATTCCTCAATCGGATGGAGCCGGCCGTCAAGCAAATTGTGACCACCGTGGAAAACGCCCGCCAAGCCAGGGCGGAACGGGAACTTGAGAGGACGCAAATTTCGGAAGACAAGGTTTTGGAAATAATACCGACAGTAACTGCTGTCAAGGGTGAATGA
- a CDS encoding S8 family serine peptidase, with product MKKLHRLFYIFPILTLFLIGGQTVARGRDSNQTQSYLLKQRVTPVKPVSIKISPQADIAGVVVKFKEGSSVRLRDNAFISLKRRSVVELNSLLDKYKAGGNRISRLIEKSEEAVEKEKITCEMASGQRLADFNLYYRIDISSPSEAEEIVNSLNRLDIVEIAYAEPRAEVAEDIYPPTPDFVTFQDYRLAAPTGVDADYANTLTGGDGTGVKIMDIEISWNETHEDLEKALGGTIGQGNSQSGDHGTAVLGEMIAGDNGYGVTGICPGADIGMISVSTYGTDEAILMAADTLERGDLILIELHAPGPRYDFEYRPDQLGYVCMEYWQSVFDAIQYAWAKGIIVIEAAGNGAENFDDVLYGSLFDTTYRNSHAIMAGAGAPPSGNYGVDRSRLDFSNHGERVNLQGYGREVFTTGYGDYFDGSSDDPDQYYTSVFAGTSSASPIVTGTVACLQGYYMATYGVPLTADQALQVLNATGSAQQGDTTGQHIGPRPDLAAAIPVLTTPPSLFTDPIYLDTILEAGQTAIFPVWIHNRSGSYGLDFAVTGNDSLTKMSDWLTVTPESGSLPAADSLELTMTLDASMLEPRLDTYKGIIEINWGSSGGTLDSLTLVPVFLDIFCVDDTTFSVTSSGDPDGPVYDWIEIKDIGTLIPYDDFYNGSASNPLDDGTAGPIDLPFNFDFYGTDYDRIFIGVNGALSFTDSNVNKNGYYENLNIPGNEFGTLVAVFWNDLIIGDYSHGGGHGNIYYYHTPGNDSTIIEWYQVGNYNSPYDTLTTFQVILTSYGDISMQYLNPGNTGQEYTALIGISSEECAIEPYFDNGIPLENVVTALSAVCFTQSITPEMSGDCNGDGGINILDATYLLAYLYRGGSAPNPPEEGDVNCSGSTNILDVTYLISYLYKSGPAPCIYFL from the coding sequence ATGAAAAAGCTTCACAGATTATTTTATATTTTCCCAATCCTCACCCTGTTCCTGATCGGCGGACAAACCGTGGCCCGCGGCCGTGATTCAAATCAAACGCAATCATATCTTCTCAAGCAACGCGTGACACCAGTCAAACCGGTTTCCATAAAGATTTCTCCGCAGGCCGATATTGCCGGAGTAGTTGTTAAGTTTAAGGAAGGTTCCTCTGTCAGACTGCGCGATAACGCTTTTATTTCATTAAAAAGACGGTCGGTGGTTGAACTTAATAGTCTGCTGGATAAGTACAAAGCCGGGGGCAATCGAATTAGCCGCCTTATTGAAAAGTCCGAGGAAGCAGTGGAAAAAGAGAAAATCACCTGTGAAATGGCTTCCGGACAGCGGCTGGCCGATTTCAATCTTTATTATAGAATAGATATTTCGAGTCCGTCCGAAGCGGAAGAAATCGTTAATTCTCTTAATCGCCTGGATATTGTGGAAATTGCCTATGCTGAGCCAAGGGCGGAGGTGGCCGAGGATATCTATCCACCCACTCCGGATTTTGTAACTTTTCAGGATTACCGGCTTGCGGCACCCACCGGTGTTGATGCCGATTATGCCAACACCCTGACCGGGGGCGATGGGACCGGGGTGAAAATTATGGATATTGAAATAAGCTGGAATGAAACCCATGAGGACCTCGAAAAAGCTTTGGGCGGTACTATAGGCCAGGGCAACAGCCAGAGCGGTGATCATGGAACCGCCGTTCTGGGGGAAATGATCGCCGGCGATAATGGCTATGGCGTGACAGGGATATGCCCCGGGGCCGATATCGGTATGATTTCGGTTAGTACTTATGGTACCGATGAGGCCATCTTAATGGCCGCCGATACCCTTGAACGCGGTGATTTAATCCTGATCGAACTCCATGCTCCCGGACCGCGCTATGATTTTGAATATCGACCCGATCAACTGGGTTATGTCTGTATGGAATACTGGCAGTCGGTTTTCGATGCCATCCAATATGCTTGGGCCAAAGGCATTATCGTTATCGAGGCGGCCGGTAACGGGGCCGAAAATTTTGATGACGTTCTCTATGGCTCGCTCTTTGACACCACATATCGTAACTCCCATGCCATCATGGCCGGGGCCGGAGCGCCGCCCAGCGGAAATTACGGTGTCGATCGTTCCCGGCTTGATTTCTCCAATCACGGCGAAAGGGTAAATCTTCAGGGTTATGGCCGGGAGGTCTTTACCACCGGCTATGGCGATTATTTCGATGGCAGTTCCGATGATCCCGATCAATACTATACATCCGTGTTTGCGGGAACATCATCGGCCTCACCCATCGTTACCGGAACCGTGGCCTGTCTTCAGGGATATTACATGGCCACTTATGGTGTTCCCCTGACGGCCGATCAGGCTTTGCAGGTGTTAAATGCCACCGGTTCCGCCCAGCAGGGTGATACCACCGGACAGCATATCGGTCCCCGCCCCGATCTGGCCGCCGCCATCCCGGTTTTGACTACTCCCCCGTCCTTGTTCACCGACCCAATCTATCTCGATACCATTCTCGAGGCTGGACAAACAGCGATTTTCCCGGTGTGGATCCATAATCGTTCCGGTAGTTATGGACTGGATTTCGCCGTGACAGGTAATGACAGCCTGACCAAGATGTCCGATTGGCTGACTGTCACGCCCGAATCGGGTTCATTGCCCGCCGCGGATTCACTTGAACTGACCATGACACTCGATGCCTCCATGCTTGAGCCGCGTCTGGATACCTACAAGGGTATTATCGAAATCAATTGGGGTTCCAGCGGAGGGACCCTTGATTCTCTTACCCTGGTTCCGGTTTTTCTTGATATTTTTTGTGTCGATGACACGACTTTCAGCGTTACCTCAAGCGGCGATCCCGATGGTCCGGTTTACGACTGGATTGAGATAAAAGATATCGGCACGCTGATTCCTTATGATGATTTCTATAATGGATCGGCCAGTAATCCGCTTGACGACGGCACCGCCGGACCGATCGACCTGCCCTTTAATTTCGATTTCTATGGAACCGACTACGATCGGATTTTCATCGGGGTCAATGGTGCTCTGTCATTTACCGACAGCAATGTCAACAAAAATGGCTATTATGAAAACCTGAATATTCCGGGAAATGAATTCGGCACACTGGTCGCGGTATTCTGGAATGATTTGATTATTGGCGATTACAGCCATGGCGGTGGACACGGTAATATTTACTATTATCATACGCCTGGCAATGATTCGACCATCATCGAATGGTACCAGGTCGGTAATTACAATTCGCCCTATGATACCCTGACTACTTTCCAGGTCATTCTGACCAGCTATGGTGATATTAGCATGCAATATCTGAATCCGGGAAATACCGGTCAGGAATATACGGCTCTGATAGGTATCAGTAGTGAGGAATGCGCCATTGAACCGTATTTCGATAATGGGATCCCGCTGGAAAATGTGGTAACCGCCCTGTCGGCTGTCTGTTTCACTCAGAGTATTACTCCCGAAATGTCAGGCGATTGTAATGGCGACGGAGGGATTAATATTCTCGATGCCACCTATCTTCTGGCCTATCTATACCGGGGCGGTTCGGCTCCGAACCCACCTGAAGAGGGTGATGTCAACTGCAGTGGATCGACCAATATTCTCGATGTTACTTATTTGATAAGCTATCTTTATAAAAGCGGACCGGCCCCCTGCATATATTTCCTTTAA
- the nuoK gene encoding NADH-quinone oxidoreductase subunit NuoK, giving the protein MIPISNYLIVSALLFVVGTTGVIISRNLIIMFMSIEVMLNAANLAIIAFSKMNNVVDGHIFVFLIMTVAAAEAAVGLAIIIMIFRNRKTINSDKFNLLRQ; this is encoded by the coding sequence ATGATACCGATTTCGAATTATTTGATTGTCAGTGCGCTCCTGTTTGTCGTGGGAACGACCGGGGTGATTATATCCCGCAATTTGATCATCATGTTTATGTCGATTGAGGTTATGCTCAACGCCGCCAATCTGGCCATTATTGCTTTCTCGAAGATGAACAATGTCGTGGATGGTCACATTTTTGTTTTTCTGATTATGACCGTGGCGGCGGCCGAGGCGGCGGTCGGTCTGGCGATTATCATCATGATATTTCGGAATCGTAAAACGATCAATTCCGATAAATTTAACCTGTTGAGGCAATAG
- the nuoI gene encoding NADH-quinone oxidoreductase subunit NuoI — protein sequence MAFGFIKTVFLAFPKGFYTTIKHLFKKPVTMQYPKVREQMAPRYRGKHYLEVYDDGTERCVCCGLCAAACPADAIYMEPAENEKGERYAGIYEINLIRCIFCGFCEEACPEEAIFLGHDYEFSADKRDSFIYTKDQMLANRPKEKPFKRIIRKVRRIF from the coding sequence ATGGCGTTTGGTTTCATAAAGACAGTTTTCCTGGCCTTTCCGAAGGGGTTCTATACGACTATCAAGCACCTGTTTAAAAAACCGGTGACCATGCAGTATCCCAAAGTCAGGGAACAGATGGCACCCAGGTACCGGGGCAAGCATTATCTTGAGGTGTATGATGACGGTACCGAGCGCTGTGTGTGCTGTGGTTTATGCGCGGCGGCCTGTCCGGCCGATGCCATCTATATGGAACCGGCCGAGAATGAAAAAGGCGAACGGTACGCCGGAATATATGAGATCAATTTAATCCGGTGCATCTTTTGCGGTTTTTGCGAGGAGGCCTGTCCGGAGGAAGCCATATTTCTTGGACATGATTATGAGTTTTCTGCTGACAAGCGCGATTCCTTCATTTATACTAAGGACCAAATGCTGGCGAATCGTCCCAAAGAGAAACCGTTCAAGAGAATAATCCGCAAGGTCAGGAGGATTTTCTAA
- a CDS encoding amidophosphoribosyltransferase, with amino-acid sequence MGGLDMKNDKCGIFGIIGTPRAAEMTYFGLYALQHRGQESAGIVTSGNGGVHIYKGMGVVNEVFSKKINLERLKGDIAIGHTRYSTTGASSLTNIQPLLITNRSKKLAVAHNGNLTNSFYLRQKLEKEGSIFQTTSDTEIFLHLAAMSKKRSRFTRICDTLTRVEGAYSLLFMTEKSIIAARDPLGFRPLALGKYNDSYVVASETCAFDIIGARYIRDVEPGEVIEITHEGPRSVFPLKKHRHAFCIFEYIYFSRPDSIVFGENVDKIRRRLGRQLAREHPADADIVISVPDSANTATLGYSEESGIKFEIGLIRNHYVGRTFIDPEQKIRDLDVKIKFNPVKGVLKGRRVVVVDDSIVRGTTSRKLVKLIRSAGAKEIHLRISSPPIISPCFFGIDMPTRGELIASTKTIKEIEKYLEVDSLGYLSIDGMLSMPSLPNGDFCVSCFSGKYPLRIEKNQDKLRLEKV; translated from the coding sequence ATGGGTGGATTGGATATGAAAAATGATAAATGCGGCATCTTTGGAATAATAGGAACCCCTCGGGCCGCCGAAATGACATATTTCGGACTTTATGCCTTGCAACATCGAGGGCAGGAATCGGCAGGCATTGTCACTTCGGGAAACGGCGGTGTCCATATCTACAAAGGGATGGGCGTTGTCAATGAAGTCTTCAGCAAAAAGATAAATCTGGAACGTCTGAAGGGAGATATTGCCATCGGTCATACCCGTTATTCTACCACCGGGGCATCATCGTTGACCAATATCCAACCGCTTTTAATCACCAATCGCAGTAAAAAACTGGCCGTTGCTCATAATGGCAATTTGACCAATTCATTTTATCTGAGGCAGAAGCTGGAAAAAGAAGGCTCCATTTTTCAGACCACTTCCGATACCGAGATTTTTCTTCACCTGGCGGCCATGTCTAAAAAAAGATCCCGTTTTACGAGGATTTGTGATACCCTGACCCGGGTCGAGGGTGCCTATTCCCTGCTTTTCATGACCGAAAAATCCATTATTGCCGCCCGTGACCCCCTCGGGTTCCGTCCCCTTGCCCTTGGTAAGTACAACGACAGCTATGTCGTCGCCTCGGAAACCTGCGCTTTCGATATAATCGGCGCCAGGTATATCCGTGATGTCGAACCGGGTGAGGTAATCGAAATTACCCATGAAGGTCCGAGATCCGTTTTTCCTTTGAAGAAACACAGGCATGCCTTTTGCATATTTGAATATATCTATTTTTCCCGGCCGGATTCGATCGTTTTCGGCGAGAATGTCGACAAAATCCGCCGCCGCCTGGGACGCCAGCTGGCCCGAGAACATCCGGCCGATGCCGATATAGTCATCTCTGTTCCCGACTCGGCCAACACCGCAACCCTCGGCTATTCCGAGGAATCGGGTATCAAGTTTGAAATCGGCCTGATTCGTAATCACTATGTCGGACGGACCTTTATTGATCCCGAACAAAAAATCAGAGACCTTGATGTCAAAATCAAATTCAATCCCGTTAAAGGCGTCCTTAAGGGCCGCCGGGTGGTGGTGGTCGATGATTCCATTGTTCGCGGGACCACCTCGCGCAAACTGGTCAAACTGATCCGTTCGGCCGGCGCCAAAGAAATACATCTGCGAATCTCTTCGCCTCCCATCATTTCCCCATGTTTCTTCGGTATCGATATGCCGACCAGGGGCGAGTTAATCGCCTCGACCAAAACCATTAAAGAAATCGAGAAATATCTTGAGGTCGACTCCCTCGGGTACCTTTCGATTGACGGGATGTTGTCGATGCCGTCTTTGCCCAATGGTGACTTTTGTGTCAGCTGCTTCTCTGGAAAGTACCCTTTGCGAATCGAAAAGAATCAGGATAAATTACGGCTGGAAAAGGTCTGA
- a CDS encoding NADH-quinone oxidoreductase subunit N, with protein MDTSSATLSFGIISPEIALLAAAMVILLAGNFIRNTALVAYLAITGLVIGMALAIGQWNQPQTGFFGMVTVDNFSVMFNIIFITASIITILMARSYLISRGIDRFEFYALILFSSVGMMIMASSADLIVIFLGLEIMSIPLYVMAGLANHDPESNEASIKYFMMGAFATGFLLYGIALVFGAAETTDLRRIVTDFDFIMMKSKMFMLPGIFMILIGFGFKVAAVPFHMWVPDVYQGAPTPVTGFFSVAPKAAGFAALLRIFVYGFPAAEGLTWILWILAVLTMGVGNLLAIFQDNIKRMLAYSSIAHAGYILVALTSGGDGAVSSAIFYLLAYTFFNLGGFTIVSMIDSRTGSQATIAEIRGLSSRYPFLAAILALFMFALAGFPPTAGFFGKFFIFSEAVKNNYIWLVIIAVINSFVSVFYYLRVVVAAYFGKAEREFSPVTYQPALVLVLLITTIGTLVMGLFPQYWLQLTRLCSFPFI; from the coding sequence ATGGATACCAGTTCAGCAACTCTAAGTTTCGGAATCATCTCCCCGGAAATCGCCCTTCTGGCGGCGGCCATGGTAATATTACTGGCGGGCAATTTTATTCGGAATACCGCCCTGGTCGCCTATCTGGCCATAACCGGTTTGGTTATCGGGATGGCTCTGGCAATCGGCCAGTGGAATCAACCTCAGACCGGTTTTTTCGGAATGGTGACGGTTGACAATTTTTCGGTGATGTTCAATATCATCTTTATCACGGCCTCCATTATCACCATCCTGATGGCCCGCAGTTACCTCATCTCAAGGGGAATCGATCGTTTTGAATTTTATGCCTTAATTCTCTTTTCATCCGTCGGTATGATGATTATGGCCTCCAGCGCGGACCTGATTGTGATATTTCTCGGTCTGGAGATAATGTCGATACCGCTCTATGTGATGGCCGGACTGGCCAATCATGATCCCGAATCCAATGAAGCCTCGATTAAATATTTCATGATGGGGGCATTTGCCACGGGTTTTCTGCTTTACGGGATCGCCCTGGTATTCGGGGCCGCCGAAACGACCGATCTGCGCCGAATAGTCACCGATTTCGATTTTATCATGATGAAATCGAAAATGTTCATGTTACCCGGTATATTTATGATTTTGATCGGTTTCGGTTTTAAGGTGGCGGCGGTACCGTTCCATATGTGGGTTCCCGATGTTTACCAGGGGGCGCCGACGCCGGTAACAGGTTTCTTCTCAGTGGCTCCTAAAGCCGCAGGATTTGCCGCTCTGTTGAGAATTTTCGTTTACGGCTTTCCGGCGGCCGAGGGCTTAACCTGGATTCTCTGGATTCTGGCGGTACTGACGATGGGAGTGGGCAATCTTCTGGCTATTTTCCAGGATAATATCAAGCGGATGCTGGCTTATTCATCGATTGCCCATGCCGGTTATATTCTGGTTGCCCTGACATCCGGGGGAGATGGTGCGGTTTCCTCGGCTATTTTCTATTTGCTGGCCTACACTTTTTTCAATCTGGGTGGCTTTACAATCGTCAGCATGATCGACAGCCGCACCGGAAGCCAGGCTACTATTGCTGAAATTAGGGGTTTGTCGAGCCGTTACCCATTCCTGGCGGCAATCCTGGCCCTGTTCATGTTTGCCCTGGCCGGTTTTCCGCCGACGGCCGGATTTTTCGGGAAGTTTTTTATCTTTTCCGAAGCAGTCAAGAATAATTATATCTGGCTGGTAATTATCGCCGTCATAAACAGCTTTGTATCCGTTTTCTATTATTTGCGGGTGGTCGTGGCGGCCTATTTCGGAAAAGCCGAGCGCGAATTCAGCCCGGTTACCTATCAACCGGCTCTGGTGTTGGTGCTGCTTATAACAACCATAGGAACTCTGGTCATGGGTTTGTTCCCGCAGTACTGGTTGCAACTGACCAGATTATGCAGTTTCCCCTTTATTTGA
- the nuoL gene encoding NADH-quinone oxidoreductase subunit L, with product MTGQSLYLIPLFPLIGFLINGLLLGRLNKKLISLVACGSVALSFIFGLKYFLDILNLPPAERIIENVVFTWIPSGQFNVNFGFLFDPLSAVMVLVVSGVSFIIHVYSIGYMHDDHGYGRYFTYLNLFVFSMLTLVLADNYLLMFVGWEGVGLCSYLLIGFWFEKKSASDAGKKAFIVNRIGDFGFLLGMFIIFWQVGSLRFADVFQAAPGVFIAGGGLITATTLLLFLGATGKSAQIPLYVWLPDAMEGPTPVSALIHAATMVTAGVYMIARSNVLYLMAPTSLMVVAIIGVATAIFAGTIALAQNDIKRVLAYSTVSQLGYMFVACGVAAFTAGIFHLMTHAFFKALLFLGSGSVIHAMAGQQDMRFMGGLKKKMPTTYWTFLLATLAITGIPGFSGFFSKDEILWKSFSSDYGSTVIWAIGLFTAGLTAFYMFRLVYLTFYGEGRMDGHTKEHLHESPKIMTVPLTILAVLSVIGGYIGIPHVLGGSNRFEQFLEPVMQAGQKTPEMEHALASVGGHSALTEMLLMVASVALVLAFIYLAYHFYLKKPELSGKVRNKFSGVHTLLYGKYFVDELYGTVIVRPLVNGSIFLWKIFDVIIIDGMINGMATLIGDISTGLRPAQSGILRTYATIFLAGVIIIIGYVIFLR from the coding sequence ATGACAGGACAATCATTATACCTGATACCGCTTTTTCCGCTTATCGGTTTCCTGATTAACGGTTTATTGCTGGGGCGTCTGAATAAAAAATTGATTTCCCTGGTCGCCTGTGGTTCGGTGGCTCTTTCTTTTATTTTCGGTTTGAAATATTTCCTCGATATACTTAACCTGCCACCCGCGGAACGCATTATCGAAAACGTGGTTTTTACCTGGATTCCGTCCGGGCAATTCAATGTCAATTTCGGATTTTTATTCGACCCATTGTCGGCAGTAATGGTGCTGGTGGTTTCGGGAGTCAGTTTCATAATTCATGTTTATTCGATCGGTTATATGCATGATGACCATGGTTACGGGCGTTATTTTACATATTTGAACCTGTTTGTGTTTTCCATGCTGACTTTGGTCCTGGCTGATAATTATCTGCTGATGTTTGTCGGCTGGGAAGGGGTCGGGCTGTGCAGTTACCTTTTAATCGGTTTCTGGTTTGAGAAGAAATCCGCCTCGGATGCCGGAAAGAAGGCTTTTATTGTCAACCGGATCGGTGATTTCGGTTTTCTGCTGGGAATGTTTATAATCTTCTGGCAGGTCGGATCGCTTCGGTTTGCAGATGTTTTCCAGGCGGCTCCGGGCGTTTTTATCGCCGGAGGTGGACTGATTACGGCGACGACTCTGCTTCTTTTCCTCGGGGCAACCGGGAAATCGGCCCAGATACCGCTTTATGTCTGGTTGCCGGATGCCATGGAAGGTCCTACCCCGGTTTCGGCCTTGATTCATGCCGCTACCATGGTAACAGCCGGGGTGTATATGATTGCCCGCTCCAATGTGCTATATTTGATGGCTCCCACCAGCCTTATGGTGGTGGCCATAATCGGGGTAGCAACGGCGATTTTTGCCGGGACCATTGCCCTGGCTCAGAATGATATCAAACGGGTCCTGGCTTATTCAACGGTCAGTCAGCTGGGTTACATGTTTGTAGCTTGCGGGGTGGCCGCCTTTACCGCCGGGATATTTCATTTGATGACCCATGCCTTCTTCAAAGCCCTGCTGTTTCTTGGATCCGGTTCAGTGATACATGCCATGGCCGGTCAGCAGGATATGCGGTTTATGGGTGGTTTGAAGAAGAAAATGCCGACAACATACTGGACTTTTTTGTTGGCCACCCTGGCCATTACCGGGATTCCTGGATTTTCAGGCTTCTTTTCCAAGGATGAAATTCTCTGGAAATCGTTTTCATCTGATTACGGATCCACCGTTATCTGGGCGATCGGTCTATTTACCGCCGGTTTGACGGCCTTCTACATGTTCCGTCTGGTCTATTTGACCTTTTACGGAGAAGGCCGGATGGATGGCCATACAAAAGAGCATTTGCATGAATCGCCGAAAATAATGACAGTCCCATTGACCATCCTGGCGGTGCTTTCGGTTATTGGCGGTTATATCGGTATTCCGCATGTGTTGGGCGGAAGCAACCGTTTCGAACAATTTCTTGAACCGGTCATGCAGGCAGGACAGAAAACACCGGAGATGGAACATGCCCTGGCCTCGGTGGGCGGTCACAGCGCCTTAACGGAGATGCTTCTGATGGTGGCGTCGGTAGCCCTGGTCCTGGCCTTTATTTACCTGGCATATCATTTTTATCTTAAAAAACCGGAGTTGTCGGGTAAGGTGCGCAACAAATTTTCCGGGGTGCATACTTTATTGTATGGCAAATATTTTGTCGATGAGCTCTACGGTACCGTCATAGTCCGTCCGCTGGTCAATGGTTCGATATTTTTGTGGAAGATATTCGATGTTATTATCATCGATGGTATGATAAACGGGATGGCTACCCTGATCGGCGATATTTCGACCGGTCTCAGGCCGGCGCAATCGGGGATTTTAAGAACTTACGCCACGATCTTTCTGGCCGGGGTAATAATCATCATAGGCTATGTAATTTTTTTGAGATAG
- a CDS encoding NADH-quinone oxidoreductase subunit J: MMLETIIFYFAAAVAVGGAVMMIMQRNPVASVLYMVVSMVAQAILYVQLQALFLGALLIIVYTGAILVLFLFVIMLLNLRGEHFDQKRAAMSLTSKFGLSFLLFVEILVLIRQKFLSEDVASRIAGVAEDFGSVEMVAARLFREYLYPFELTSILLLVAIVGAVVAARKIRADDEGEV; encoded by the coding sequence ATGATGCTGGAGACAATCATATTTTACTTCGCGGCGGCGGTGGCGGTCGGCGGTGCGGTTATGATGATAATGCAGCGTAACCCGGTTGCCTCGGTGCTGTATATGGTGGTTTCCATGGTTGCCCAGGCGATATTATATGTGCAACTCCAGGCTCTTTTTCTGGGTGCCCTGCTGATAATTGTTTATACCGGCGCGATTCTGGTTCTTTTTCTTTTTGTTATCATGCTTCTGAATTTGCGGGGGGAACATTTCGATCAGAAGAGGGCGGCTATGAGCCTGACCTCGAAATTCGGGTTGTCATTTTTATTGTTCGTGGAGATTCTGGTTTTGATCAGGCAGAAATTTTTATCCGAAGATGTTGCCTCGCGGATCGCCGGGGTGGCCGAGGATTTCGGTTCGGTGGAGATGGTGGCGGCCAGGCTGTTTCGGGAGTACCTATATCCCTTTGAACTGACTTCGATTTTGCTCCTGGTGGCAATTGTCGGAGCGGTGGTGGCCGCAAGGAAAATTCGTGCCGATGATGAGGGGGAGGTCTGA